The Arthrobacter oryzae DNA window GGCTACGGGGCCGCTCCCGTGGCCACCTCGTTGGCGGGGTCATTGGACCACTGCGAAAAGGAGCCGGGATACAGTGCGGCCGGAAAACCTGCGATTTCCAGGGCGGCGATTTCGTGCGCCGCCGTGACGCCGGAGCCGCAGTAGACAGCCGTGGGCACGTCCGGCCGCACGCCCAGGGCGATGAAACGGTCCCGCAGTTCCGCCGGCGGCAGGAACCGCCCGTCGCTTCCGATGTTCCCGGCCGTGGGTGCACTGACAGCGCCCGGGATGTGTCCCGCCCGCGGATCCACCGGCTCGATCTCGCCGCGGTAGCGTTCCCCCGCCCGGGCGTCCAGCAGGACCCCGCGCTCCGCCCACTGCCCGGCCTGGGCTGCGTCAATGACGGGCATCCCGCCATCCGTCAGCGTCACGTCACCCAGCGATGCCTGCTCAAGGCCGCCTTCCATGGCGTATCCCGCCGCCCGCCAGGCGGACAGGCCGCCGTCGAGCAGGAAGACGGTGGAAAAACCGGCGTTGCGCAGCATCCACCACAACCTGGCGGCGGCGGTGCCGCCGGTGTCGTCATAGGCAACCACGACGTCGTTGTCCCGGATTCCCCAGCAGCGCGCCGATTCCTGGAACTGCGGCAGCGGCGGCAAGGGGTGCCTGCCCGCGCCCGGATCCGCGGGGCCGGCCAGGCTCGTGGGCAGGTCCACGTAGACAGCGCCGGGTATATGGGCCTCAAGATAGTGCTCGCGGCCGTGGGGATCGCCCAGCGCCCAGCGCACATCCAACAGAACGGTGCGCTTGCCGGAGGTCATCCGGTGATTCAGCGCGGACACGTCCATCAGGGGGTTCATCAAATCTCCTTTGGTTCGGATGA harbors:
- a CDS encoding sulfurtransferase, encoding MNPLMDVSALNHRMTSGKRTVLLDVRWALGDPHGREHYLEAHIPGAVYVDLPTSLAGPADPGAGRHPLPPLPQFQESARCWGIRDNDVVVAYDDTGGTAAARLWWMLRNAGFSTVFLLDGGLSAWRAAGYAMEGGLEQASLGDVTLTDGGMPVIDAAQAGQWAERGVLLDARAGERYRGEIEPVDPRAGHIPGAVSAPTAGNIGSDGRFLPPAELRDRFIALGVRPDVPTAVYCGSGVTAAHEIAALEIAGFPAALYPGSFSQWSNDPANEVATGAAP